Within Solanum stenotomum isolate F172 unplaced genomic scaffold, ASM1918654v1 scaffold4961, whole genome shotgun sequence, the genomic segment TACAATTATTATTCATAGAAGCAACATTACTCGTCCACAATAACTCGCCACGACCATTTTTCACCACCAAATTCCCACTTTTCTCAATAGTAAAAACaccatttttatcaaaaattggTTTATCTCTGTTTGCAACCCAAACAAATGAATTTTTTGGACCATCAACATACCATATACCAACAAACCTTTGATTATTAGAAACATTTGGACTaaaaaatcccaaaataaatttcctttttggAGAAATTAACATATCACCATCTCTTAAAATTTCCCCTTGACTGATTTTAGATGTACAAGTACAACATAATAAGTTGATATAAAAAACACTAAACAAGAAAATGTACCATTAAAATGGTATGCTTGGCCAATGACAATGCTTAATGATCCAAAAATGCCACAACAAAGAATTGAGTTAGCAAAATGCATCTCCTTTGTTTATGTCATTGATGATATCTTTGAATGTTTATGGGACTGTTGAAGAATTAACCCTCTTCACTCAAGCTGTTAATAGGTACTTTATTTGAgcttttaataaattatatatatgttgatagTGTAAACGTTACGTACAAATAATCATTAAGTAATTTCCCTGGACAGTCACCCATGTTTGAGAAATTACCTAGGAATATCACTTATATTTGTTTTAGGACCACAATATCACCCAACTTTACctcttttcctcaaaatattcttgacacaaaaaaaaaaacattatctctctcctaataggatgccatgtcacattattccttttttattattaacatttttttaattccttttttattattaacattttttaaaattctttaaaaacattatatcCTTTGTAGTTTGACAATATGGTTACCTTATtactctaattaattaaaatatcagCAAAAAGGGAGTCTGAAGTCAAAAGggttatttttttccttcaaaaaataaaaacggcacatcaaaaaaaatttactcaaaagggcaaaatcgctcctgacgGAGCAATTTTCTTCTAACAAAAATTGACGCCGTtatgttaaaagaaatgaaaatcgctgcctcaaaaaaaataatcattatttctttaaaatcgctgctatagcagcgttttcataaaaacaagaaaacaatttttgttaaggaattaaaaaaaaacataaagaacaagttttaaattacataaatttgcGGCGGCagccatttaaaaaaaacaagttttttaaagaaaaaatcactGCCGAAGCAACGGTtttcagttttaatttttttttaattttcatttaaatcacTGAAAGggtaaagattttttttaaaaaggctTTTTATGAAAATCGCTTGCTTcagtcttaatttttttttaatttttattaaattctctGCAAGGGtaggatatttttttaaaaaatttaatttcttaaacaaaatcaacttcaaaacttttttaaaaaaatttcttaaacaaaatcgctgctataTAGCAGCAACACtgctatagcagcgatttttaagaaaaatattttttcgcaacgatttttatttcttttagcgGAATGGCGTCAATTTTTGTCAGAACAAAATCGCTCTGTCAAGAGCGATTTTACccttttggttaaattttttttgatgtgccgtttttgttttttaaagaaaaaaaattgtccttttgGCTTCGGACTCAACAAAAAGGTGTCATTGCCCATTAGTGCCCATATAAAAACATTATCTCGCTTGAAAAACTGGAGGAAGCCAcatattttcttgaagaatcGGAGGAGCTCATATTTGGATTTGCCGCCTAATCCCCCAGAACTAGGGTAGAAATTTTTTGggctatgtaattttttttcactaGGTAATATGGGttgtctaaatttttttaaaaaaatgtaaataataaaaaaggaataatgtgaCATGGCATCCTATTAGGAGAGAGATAATGTCTTtttgtgtcaagtatattttaaggaaaagagataaagttgggtgatattgtggtcctaaaacaaacataagtgataTTCCTAGGTAATTTCctatacatgggtgactatcCAGGGAAATTACTCAATAATCATTCTGCTAGTATATAAaacgtttttatttttttatggtcCATAATCTTAGaggctattattattatttcaggTGGGAATTATGTGGCATGATGGACTTACCAGAATACATGAGATCAACTTATAAGGCTCTTTATAGTACCATTAATTCCATTGGTTACAATATCTACAAAATTTATGGACGAAACCCCACTCAAAATTTGCGCAACACGGAATTATTCACTAtgcttttaaaattgaataggACTTGACTTTCTCTACTTCATCCATTTCATATTAgttgtctttttttcttttacacgATGTCAtctaagaaatcataaaaataaaaatagttttactAATTCAATACCCTTAAAAGAAACTTTTCTAAAACTTTACAAATTCGTTTACACTTTTAAATAGAATTAATTGTAatgataaaatgaaaagaaattaaattgatactctcttaattttctaaattgacaagtaatttgtgaaaaattatttttaataacgTAATTGAATAATTTGAAGAGAGTAACTTTTAAAGTAACATAAACAAAGTTAAATAACGTAATTGAATAACTTCTAATAATTGAGTGACCTTCTGAGTAATGAACTCCTTTTTTTTGTGGATTAATTTAGTGGGCAAATTTATGCAATGCATTCCTAAAAGAAGCAAAATGGTTTGCCCTGGGGAGTTACCAACAACAGatgtgtactttttttttaaaaaaataaaataagccaCCTCAATGGTGGGGGGTTAGGCAGACCCCTACCTGTTCATATCTTGAGCAAAAAGTTTTACAAGAGGAGGAATATGATCCTTTCCTCTATGTGGAATAATGAGAATGAACCTCTCATCCTTGTACAAAAAATGTCCTATGCTTTGGTTACATAAGATAATCCTATCTATAACAAGATAGTCGTGATAGATATTTTGAGCAGCTTGTCCTCGATGGATAACAACACATATATAGAGTAGGCTCCGGCAGATCATGTTAAGAAATTGAAGTGTCCTTTTCTCACTCTGATTCTGATACTCGGAAGACCATCTTGATCATTCTTCAGTGCAACTTTAACTTGTCTTGGCAAACAACAGGTTGAAGTGAAGAAAGCTTCATGTTTCTCTGTCACTCCAATATTGGCTAGTGCGTCAGCTACACTATTTGCTTCTCTAAAGCAATGATTAATCTGAAAATTGCCTTCTTTCATGATCTTTGTTATTTGCATAACAATATCTTGCATTTGCCACATCATAACATTCTTACCCTTTATCATATCAACCATAATCATAGAATCCGTCTCAATAATGACATTATGTAAAAGATTAGTAGCACACCATTGAAGACCTTTTAGTATAGCCAATCCTTCAGCCATGTTGTTACTACAATTACCAAAATAGGTCTGAAATGCCATATTGATATTACCCTGATGATCCCTTAGTATACCACCACCACCAGCCTCTCCAGGATTACCTTTTGAGCATCCATCAGTGTTCAACTTGAGGTAATTATCAGGAGGTTCTCTCCATTTGATAAACTTGATATTCAAGACAGGGTTGactctttcaattttgatgCACAACTCCTTCCAGTTTCCTGCAAAGTTAAGGCAAGGAAATTGTTTGTTGAGTATAAGCGTCATCAACCATGTAACCCGCTCAATAATTCTATAGGTGGACGCCTTAATGCCTTCAAATCTAGCATTGCATCTGCTTTTCCATATCTCCCAGCACAATATAGTAGGAAGACATTGGTGCATTGTCTCCTGAATTTTATTGTTTGTCTTTGTCATCCACCACTGCATTACCATAGCTCTGATAGATCCTGTGTGAATTTTGATCCCACAATAATTACCAAATTTTATCCATAATTGTGCAAGATCACCATCCACAAAAAGATGTTGAATGTTCTCTTCATGATGTGTCTTGCATCAATTGCAAGCAGAGGGTCCATGAACTTTAAATTTTCTGACTTTATCATCTGTTGCAATTCTCCCTCTCATAAGCTTCATCATGAAAAAAGCCACTTTGAAGGGAATTTTTGGGTGCCATATGCTATAAGCAGTCAAAGTGGAGGGTTTAGCATTTCTAAGCATCCTGCTTGCAGATTTACAGGTAAACTTACCATTTGGTTCAGCAGTCCAAATAATTTTGTCATGTCCTttgtaaatttgaatttgaagaaTGTCATTAACAATGGAAGAAGGTAATTCTTGCCCGAGTTTAAGCTCATTCCAATTACcattaataataaaatctgCTACCATGATTTTCTTGGATTTAGTAGCTAGATGAAGAAGCTTGGCCAGAGCACCCTTTCCTGTCCAGTTTTCCCACCAGAAGGATATATATCCATCACCAATCCTCCAAATCATATAAGGTTCACATCTATCTTTAATGCTCATTAGTCTTCTCCAAGTATGGGATTGATCAGGCTTGTCTTTCTTAGCCACATGATGCATTCTCTTACAATACTTGGCCTCGAGAAATTATTTAACGAGAGAGTTTTCAGTTCTGAAGTTCCACCAGTTCTTAGCAGAGAATGCATCACAAAAACTCTGGATACTTTTAATACCTACACCTCCTTCATGAGTAGGGTAGCAGAGATCTCTCCACTTAATCCAATGGTGCTTGTTTTTACCATGTGTATCTCCCCAGAAAAAATTAGCCATCACCATCTCCATCTGTTTAATAATGGTTTTTGGTGGTTGAATAACTGACAGAATATACATAGGCAAAGATGATAGAACCGCCTTGATCATTACTGTTTTTCCCCCAATGCTAAGAGTTTTAGTGTGCCACCCCATAACTTTATTAGATATTTTCACCACCATATCATTGAAGTAGCATATGTTTTTCTTCCCACAAATATAGGGCTTCCCAAGTAGGTAAAAGGGAGCTTTATACTAGAGAATCCAGTAATAGCCTTTACTTCATTCTTGAATATATCTGAAGCTTTGGGGTGAACAATGATTCCAGACTTGCTCTTGTTAATCTTCTGGCCagaaattttttcatatatgtcAAGTTTATGCATCATCATAGCCAGGGAGAGTGGATCTCCAGAGGAAAACAAGATTGTATCATCCGCATAGCATTGGTGAGTCATGATATGACTGTTTTTATCAACTTGGAACGGAGTGAAGTTATGATTTACCAAGCTGTTAAGTAACCTGGTGAGCAACTCGGCACCAATCACAAAAAGTGATGGGGATAAGGGATCCCCTTGCTTGAGCCCTCTGCTGGATTTAAAGAAACCATGTCTGgttctattaatattaatggaATACCAGTTATTGGATATAAGTCTCCAGATCATATTATTCCATGCCTCTGAGAACCCCAATTGTTTCAGTACTTGTATTAAATAATTCCAAGAGACTCGATCATATGCTTTTTCCATGTCTAGTTTCATTATCACATTGCTATTAGGTTGTTTACCCTTCATGTTGTGAGTCATCTCTTGTGTCAGAATGATATTTTCAGAGATTGATCTCCTTTTGATAAAATCAGTTTGGTTTGGAGAGATAATCTTGCTCATATAAGGAATCAGTCTGTTGCTCAAaatctttgatataattttgCAAGAGAAGTTGCTTAGACTGATTGGTCTAAACTCATTGAGTTTCTGAGGTTGTCTCACCTTAGGGATTAAAATCAAGCAAGAATGAGATATAAATCTTGGGATGTCACTTCCGGAAAAGAATTCTAGGATCATCTCATGAAGGTCCTTGGCGATCACATCcaacattttttataaaaagtacCATTCACTCCATCAGGGCCTGGGGAGCTCTCTGAGTTCATGCCAAAAACCACATCTTTGACTTCTTGCATAATAGGTTCTTTACAAAGCTCTTCATTAGCTGTTATTTCTATCACCTTTGGTAAGTAGTTTAGAATAGACTCATCCTGGATTGTGTCCTCTTAAGtaaattgtttttcaaaaaagcTGATAGCTTCCTTAGCAGTATCATAATTCCCTTCAATCCAGTCTCCGTTTTCATTCTTGACTTTGTTCTACACAAGTCTACTCTTCTTGGAAGCCATGACTGAGTGAAAAAATTTGGTGTTCAAATCACCTTCATTATACCACTTAATATTAGATTTCTGCTTCCAATAAGATTCTTCCACCTTATAATGTCTGATTAAGATGGCATTGGCTTGGTTCAATTTCATCCTATTATCTTCAGTATTATTTCGTTGACATTGTTCTTCCATATCAGCCACCAACTTCTCCTTGTTCTtagtattattaaaaatattcccAATGCAATTTCTAGACCACCAAGAAAGCTGTTTGGTGGtgtttttgagtttcatatgaAACTTCCACATCCGACTACCTTCAATATTTATATTCCAAGCATTCTGGACAGTCTCCATAAAATCGGGCTCATCCACCCAAAGATTCAGAAACTTGAAATACCTAGGAGGTGTATAGGTATTAGACGAGAATGAAACAAGTAAAGGGGCATGATCAGACCCTGTTCTTACAAGATGGGTAATAGTTGTATTGTTGTAACATTGATTCCAAAGATAATTGATTAAGGCTCTATCCAATCTTTTCCATATTCTTTGCTTTGGAGCCCAACCATTGCACCATGTGTACTTTGATCCAATATAACCAGCATCAGATATCTCACAATCCATCATACAGTTAATCAACGGCATACTTTCAGACATTCTATGTGGAATACCTCATCTTTTTTCATCAGGATCTGTGATACAATTAAAATCACCTATCACAATCCAAGAAGTGTTGCAGTTTTTTGCAATATTCCTCAGTTCATCCCATAGATCCTCTCTTAAATCAGCCTCACATTTGGCATAAATCGAAGTCACAGTGATTTGATCATTCCCGTTACTGATAGTGCATGTGAGGTATTGCTCATTATCAGATATGATATTGCATTCAAGTACATCATCACAAAAGATCCATATTTTATTAGAGCAATTGGCATATGCATATTAATATACCAATCCTCTTCTGTATTTGTCCACTCTTGTACTCTTACAAAATGGCTCTTGTAAAGTCATAAAAGTAATTTTGTGTTCTCTTTTGAGTTGCTTCAATCTATCAAAGGCACCCATAGATTTTATGCCTCTAATATTCCATGAGAGAGTGCTGATAAATATCCAATTTTCCGTTTTGATTGTCTTGTATTTCATTGAGCTCTGTCCCCTTTGCCTTTGATTGTATCCCTTTCTACCCTAAAAGAGGATTCTCCTCTAGGCGACAATTTGACTTTATCAGCAATATCTCCAAATGCAGCTGCAATTTCTTCATTTGGTTGGTGTCCTGTAAAGGCTTCTGATAGACTATTTGCCACTGCATCACTATCAGAGTCTTGTTGATCATCTGATTCTTCAGATTCAGTAGCAGAGTCATAGGTTGATTCTTCTTCCTCTTGATCTGTGTCATTATCAGAGTCTTCCTCACAAGATATATCGTTCAAGTCCTCCTCTTCTGTGTTGTTGTTCATCTCCCTTTTGTATTTGTCCTGCTGTTGCTTAATAATTTGCCCCTCAGATTCAGATTCACTATACAAATTATTGTTATTCTCCACCTCTtgtttcttattatttcttttctgtttttctTGCCTTTTGATCATTTTCCTGCTTATGTTGTTGGTATTCTTCTGCTGCTCTGTCTCTTTGGTGTTATTTATTCTATACTTATCAGCTTTGTTGATGTTCTGAGCTAATTTATCACCAATCATTTGGTTATTGGTGTTTTGTTTCTTGGTCTTCATGGCTTGCTGATTTGTGGACACCTCACTGTTATTaatcttctctttatttttcttttatttggtAGTGTCAACCTTGGTTACATTTTTTTGCATCTCCTGTTGATTATGTGGTTGCTCCTTTTGAATCCTTAAATTTGTATTCTCCTTGGTTCCTTTCTTTCCTTGTTTTTCATTCAACCTTTGTTGCTTTTTTTGTAACTCCTCCTTATACTGATTACTATTTGTTTTGTCATCTATGTTGGAATGATTCTTCTTGTGTTAGTTGATCAGAATTGTGTCCTTGTATCATTTTGTTGCTGGCAGCCTTTTGTTTGTCACTAGTGTTATTATTCCCTTCCTGATTGGTATGAATATTGTGTTGATTTCTAGTTTCATTTTTCTGGTGGTGGCCTCTGCCTTTCCTTGTGACTGTAGTGAAACCATCCTCATTGATTTTGACCTCCTGTTTCTGTTTGTTCTCCAGTATCTCAGCTTTGGTTCTTTCATCCCTTGCCTTATTTCTGCAAGCCTGTTCGTGGTGCCCTTGCAATTTGCAATATAAACAATATTCTGGGGCCTCTTCATATTCAATTTTAAGCCAAACACCATCTTCTGTACCATCCATCCTATTATACCCCAACCAAATTTTGTCCTGTTTCGGTTTGAGAAGGTCTATCTCAACTTTTATCTTTGCCACATTTCCTCTAGACTTGGAATACGTTGCCATGTCAGGAGCAACATCAATACCAACATAACTGAGCATTCTAGAGACCACATCCCATCGGAATAGATGCCATGGTAGTTGGTGAATCAAAATCCAGACAGGGGCAATTGGTGTTTCCTCTTCTGGTTTAAAATCCGGGCTCCATTTGAGAACTTTCATAGGATAATCTCcaatatgaatataatttttgaatagaaTGTGATTATAGTCTACTTCATTCGCAAAATCCAAATAAACATGTCTATTGTTAAAGTAAGCTACTTTCACAGGCTCTTTGAGATGATATCTAGTAGCAAAAGCTTTTCGAATTTCCTCCATTGAAGGTGTTGTTTTGACGAATTTTCCGACTATTGTGAGCTTACATTGTTCGGTTAAATTAACAAAGTAATCTTGTGCACTAAAGAATACAGCCGGCTTACCAAGGTGTGTTCCGTGCTTGATATCAACAGGGATGATGTTCTTGGCAGCCTCTGCTAGTTTAATTCCCATGGCAGCAGCAAATGTTGGTTTCGATAGTGGTCGTTCTATCGATTTCTTGTTGTCCGTTGGTGTAGGTCTTGTTTCACCACTGTTATCTTTGGGATTAGGTTTCATCTGGTCTGGatctttgttgttgttgttgtttgcttTGGGTTTGTCAAAATTAGTGGATATTTTTAGGAAAGAGTCTTTAGGATTTCTGGGGTTGAATTGTGCTTCACCTTGGATTTTGGTTTTTCCCTTGGTATCTTCTCCGTTGGAGTGTTCAATAAcatcttcattattattttcctCCTCCGATTGGGTTTCCTCCTTCTCTTGTTCAGCATCGGATTCTACATTCTCAAAGGAAGTGGAATTTTCTGTGTTGTTTGGATTGCCGGTGGTGTTAGAATTGTCTGGATTCCGCCCGTTGTCGGTGGTGATGGGGACATATTTGTTACCGTTAGTGGCTAGGTTAGTATTCTCGGTTAATTTATTTGGTGGATCTGGTGGTACAGGTGGTGGTTGGGCCTTACTTTGCCCATTTAAGTCAACTGAAGTCATTACAAAGCTAGAAAGAAGTCAGAGAAaatttttagagagagaattagtAGTTTTGTTGTATTAATTGAtatcaaaattagaaatttgattataaatttgggTTAGTTTTTATGGGTCTAGGctagatatattattatatgagtgttgttagtttcgaaatcttattgtgattattaatGTGAATTGATAGCTTTGAGTTGGAAGTACAACAaaaagggaagactcaagttCCTGAGTGATTGTTCagttatttgaggcaagtgaatttctaaactcttgttaagtgtatagaatCGTGTATTTTCTTGTAGTATgtgtttgggagtaatgggacttggtgatgagttgacttgtccatattgaatggttctaatgatgaaaaatgggtGATAAAaagcaatgtgattaattattgatGTGTGATATGTTGAGAATAGTTTGAAAGATTTATtgattcattgttgatgttgtatcataatagtgttgttgtgaattgtgcattgttatgaaaatggtcatctcctcattatttgtgtgaacatgtcatttgcattgatTCTAAGACATGGTTGTGATAAATGTTATTTGGATTGAgtaagaataagaaattaaagagaatgtaccatttcgagggacgtgtcgcgcgccgcgacAGATACTATATTTCAAGGGACGTGTCGCATGCTGCGACAGATTCTATTATAGAGGGATGTGTCGCACGCTGCTAACCAGAGTTTGGATTCCTTAAGCTAAACACAGATGGAAGCTTCGACAAAGACAATGGGAGAGCAGGACTTGGAGGTGCTCTCAGCGATAAAAAAAAGACAACTGATCATGGCCTTTTCCATCCCATTCCACTGCACCAATCACAACATTGCAGAAGCAAAGGTAGCTTGGTATGGTGGAAATTGGTGCAAACAAAATGGATACACCAACCTTACATTAGGGGTGGGGGGNATTCAATGTATGAACCATCTTTTCCTTCTTGATTCTCATCCTGCACACACAACGCATATTCTGCTAATAAAAATCATACAAACATGTCACgtgtaaagatgaaatttttctttttgttaccTTGGCACTTCCAAGATCATCCCAAAGGCGAAGAATTGTAGCCACAGAAGAAGATATGGCTGATACATCCTCCAAATGAATAGAACTAACACCAAGACCTAAGAGATAGAACATGTGAACTAAGACTGCATGAACTCCAGACCTAACAATTCCATTCTTTAAGTACTCATCTGTTGTTGGTACCACCCCAGAGGCAAACCATTTTGCTTCTTTTAGAAATGCTTTGCACAAGCTTACccactaaaatacaaaaaaaaaaaaaaaagtatgaaataTTAGGGAATGACTATAgttaataaaatgataaataatccCTCCATCTATCTTAGTTTTTCAAGTATCGACTTGATACAtcttttaaaaaacaataaatagaatgataattttactatatatctccctttgaatataataaatttgatgttcttgGAATGAGTATAGTTAATAATAAGGTAAATTTGAAACTAATAAGTGacaaattatctcttgattttaaaaatagacatatatttataatagtggacaaatatataaaagtgaACGTTATAATACCGCATTCCGCAAATTTTGAGTGGGGTTTTGTCCATAGATTTTGTGGATATTATAGCCAATGTCATTAATGGTATCATAAAGAGCCTTATAAGTTGATCTCATGTATTCTGGTAACTCTAACATGGCAACCAATTCCCACCTGAAATAATTGaggaaaaattacattttatgtctatttgtatataaatatataattttcatctaaaagaAGCAAATTAAAAgctcaaataattaaaataccTTTTGACAGCTTGAGTGAAGAGGGTTAGTTCTTCAATAGCCCCATAAACAtcaaaaatgtcatcaatgacaTAAACAAAAGAAATGCATTTTGCTAGCTCAATTCTTTGTTGTGACATTTTTGGATCAGTAAGGACTGCCATTGGCCAAGTATACCATTTTAATGGTTGGTCTCTCAAAAGCTTCAAAACTTCAGCTAAACCAAGACCTCTCCACCACCTATAAATATCATTACAAGTTGCTTAATAAATTTGGGGGTCTGATTTTCTTTCGTGAGCCAAGCATATGGAACTTCTCTTTTTATATGGGTATAGCAGTGAGATTCGATCTCAGGTTTTCTGTCTGCTTCTGATACCATATTGAAGTGTGTGACTAATTTCATTTAAAAGCTTAAACTGTTAGAAAAAGCACATTTGCAcacttttttcatttaattatattttgtttttcagATTACTAATTTGACTTTGAGATTATAACTTTTATACATACAACAAGTAATGTAAAACTTGTATAGAAATTGAATTCAACAACCAATTTACCCGGAAACTTGAGCCAATTCATGTTGATGTATCTCTTGAGTTATGGAGTATTCAATATTTGCCAATTCTTGTAAGGTGCTTTTTCCCCATCCATTAATTCCTTTGAAGTTATTGATGAAGCTTTTGGCCTTGCAACTTGCTAAACTCTTGTGGTATGGATACTTTAATGTTTCTTTAATAATTCTAGCTTCATCACATGAGTCACTATTTGCAAGACATGCATTTAGGTGCTCACTACTAAAATTTGCAACTTCATCAAGTATGTGTTCACCTTTTATACCAAGTTGTGATGCTTCATATAAACCAATTAATCCATTTACATCTTGGCTAAGGTTTAATCCAAATGTCCCATCATcattgttcttgaattttttaaata encodes:
- the LOC125852750 gene encoding uncharacterized protein LOC125852750, encoding MPLINCMMDCEISDAGYIGSKYTWCNGWAPKQRIWKRLDRALINYLWNQCYNNTTITHLVRTGSDHAPLLVSFSSNTYTPPRYFKFLNLWVDEPDFMETVQNAWNINIEGSRMWKFHMKLKNTTKQLSWWSRNCIGNIFNNTKNKEKLVADMEEQCQRNNTEDNRMKLNQANAILIRHYKVEESYWKQKSNIKWYNEGDLNTKFFHSVMASKKSRLV
- the LOC125852751 gene encoding uncharacterized protein LOC125852751, with amino-acid sequence MKTKKQNTNNQMIGDKLAQNINKADKYRINNTKETEQQKNTNNISRKMIKRQEKQKRNNKKQEVENNNNLYSESESEGQIIKQQQDKYKREMNNNTEEEDLNDISCEEDSDNDTDQEEEESTYDSATESEESDDQQDSDSDAVANSLSEAFTGHQPNEEIAAAFGDIADKVKLSPRGESSFRVERDTIKGKGDRAQ
- the LOC125852752 gene encoding probable terpene synthase 13, translating into MQDGFNGTKFGLLVKDVKYALRTEINNTNNLVLVDTLQRMGIEHQFQEEIQSILQKEYDQSACFLKYQTPFDVSLCFRLLRQQGYHVSADVFKKFKNNDDGTFGLNLSQDVNGLIGLYEASQLGIKGEHILDEVANFSSEHLNACLANSDSCDEARIIKETLKYPYHKSLASCKAKSFINNFKGINGWGKSTLQELANIEYSITQEIHQHELAQVSGWWRGLGLAEVLKLLRDQPLKWYTWPMAVLTDPKMSQQRIELAKCISFVYVIDDIFDVYGAIEELTLFTQAVKRWELVAMLELPEYMRSTYKALYDTINDIGYNIHKIYGQNPTQNLRNAWVSLCKAFLKEAKWFASGVVPTTDEYLKNGIVRSGVHAVLVHMFYLLGLGVSSIHLEDVSAISSSVATILRLWDDLGSAKDENQEGKDGSYIEXPPPLIGMGWKRP